One genomic window of Mogibacterium diversum includes the following:
- a CDS encoding DUF2513 domain-containing protein: MRLNPDCMRDVLLVVEEHLPLNDSLPMTDLISLLPNYSEDELTYTCLKLKEGGFLKIFDFPVNRGFIVNEIQQLTYEGHQFLENIRNQSTWETVKQKLSFLGSSSVQAIMSVASQVIIEKLKS, translated from the coding sequence ATGCGTTTAAATCCTGATTGTATGAGAGATGTTCTTCTTGTAGTTGAAGAACATTTACCATTAAACGATTCTTTACCAATGACCGATTTAATCTCGTTATTGCCTAATTATTCTGAGGACGAATTAACCTACACCTGTTTAAAATTGAAAGAAGGAGGTTTTTTAAAGATTTTCGACTTTCCAGTAAATAGAGGCTTTATAGTTAATGAGATTCAACAGCTTACTTATGAAGGTCATCAGTTTCTTGAAAACATCCGCAATCAATCGACTTGGGAAACCGTTAAGCAGAAACTGTCTTTTCTTGGGTCTTCATCAGTACAGGCTATTATGTCTGTAGCTTCACAAGTAATAATTGAGAAGCTTAAGTCTTAA